One window from the genome of Corynebacterium sp. SCR221107 encodes:
- a CDS encoding tyrosine-type recombinase/integrase, protein MQLAVEYGYITYNPVYVRAATKRSKPHRKELPDTAELRAILDEVPHKYRLITVLCLFHGLRIGEALALKGQDINPSNVRVRGTLSRVPNGVGGMKMALHPPKTMAGYRTVPVLREFRSIIIDHITTYNPGMDEYATITDKGSVVFDTSYRSIFNRAKAKAGVTSEITPHYGRVYLITRLAEAGATPSEIGRILGQEDTATIVGTYMRAREHRPQELMDHLNLGD, encoded by the coding sequence TGCAACTAGCCGTTGAGTACGGATACATCACGTATAACCCTGTCTACGTCAGAGCAGCAACGAAGCGAAGCAAGCCGCATCGCAAGGAGCTACCAGACACCGCAGAGCTTCGGGCAATCCTTGACGAAGTACCTCACAAATACCGCTTAATCACCGTTCTTTGCCTGTTTCACGGCCTTAGGATCGGCGAAGCACTTGCACTCAAGGGACAGGACATAAACCCGTCAAACGTGCGTGTACGCGGCACTTTGTCACGGGTTCCCAACGGAGTCGGTGGCATGAAAATGGCGTTGCATCCGCCGAAGACGATGGCAGGCTATCGCACCGTACCTGTCCTTCGTGAGTTCCGAAGCATCATCATCGACCACATCACCACCTACAACCCCGGCATGGATGAGTACGCCACCATAACAGACAAAGGCAGCGTTGTCTTCGATACCAGCTACCGAAGCATCTTCAACAGAGCGAAGGCGAAGGCAGGAGTTACTTCGGAGATCACGCCACATTACGGGCGTGTGTACCTCATCACCCGGCTTGCCGAAGCCGGTGCCACTCCATCGGAGATAGGCCGGATACTAGGACAGGAGGATACAGCCACCATCGTTGGCACGTACATGCGAGCAAGGGAACACAGGCCACAGGAGTTGATGGATCACCTCAACCTTGGAGACTGA
- a CDS encoding AAA family ATPase — translation MTVDAYTDQDIQRLVDEHFASILPTPSAYDIAQRLNGDLEEWVYPGFVCDSYTMFVGKPKQGKSLLAVNLAASFISGEPFIGVSPAKALSCNNVLIVTTEANGEKENVRRLQALGVDLQHAFVNRVGIEGVPELSYEAAEAGNVGLVIIDNILGVCRGIDINKPEAITALTEVAERFNRAGVPVVFIHHSAKASGSDPLAASMGNNGIVGLMRHVVGVVKSKDAVKLTTEGNVGDSGSLRIRFDENGKAERVEDAKPEASEANKALAAMAELARSAPASCTSKADVFRYVTSQLDRQGVYNANGTPYSENTVKNRINQMVKSDDSSLRWDAESKRFT, via the coding sequence ATGACCGTCGATGCATACACCGACCAGGACATTCAACGCCTGGTAGATGAGCATTTTGCTTCGATTCTGCCAACGCCTTCGGCTTATGACATCGCCCAAAGACTCAACGGCGATCTTGAGGAGTGGGTTTATCCCGGCTTCGTCTGCGATAGCTACACGATGTTCGTCGGCAAGCCCAAACAAGGTAAATCGCTACTTGCAGTGAACCTTGCCGCTTCGTTTATCTCCGGTGAACCTTTTATAGGTGTTTCGCCTGCGAAGGCCTTGAGCTGCAATAACGTCCTAATTGTCACCACCGAAGCCAATGGTGAGAAGGAGAACGTTAGAAGGTTGCAAGCCCTGGGTGTTGACCTGCAACACGCTTTCGTCAACCGCGTTGGCATCGAAGGCGTACCAGAGCTGTCCTACGAAGCTGCCGAAGCTGGAAACGTCGGCCTGGTCATAATCGACAACATCTTAGGTGTCTGCCGTGGCATCGACATCAACAAGCCCGAAGCTATTACGGCATTGACCGAAGTAGCAGAGCGGTTTAACCGCGCCGGGGTGCCTGTGGTGTTCATCCACCACAGTGCCAAGGCAAGTGGTAGTGACCCGTTGGCTGCGTCGATGGGTAACAACGGCATCGTCGGATTGATGCGCCACGTCGTGGGCGTGGTGAAGTCAAAGGATGCGGTGAAGCTGACCACCGAAGGCAATGTAGGAGACAGTGGGAGTCTACGCATCCGCTTTGACGAGAACGGCAAGGCTGAACGGGTGGAGGATGCAAAGCCCGAAGCATCCGAAGCTAACAAGGCATTGGCTGCAATGGCAGAGTTGGCACGAAGCGCCCCGGCTTCGTGTACATCCAAAGCCGATGTGTTCCGCTACGTCACCTCCCAGCTGGACCGGCAAGGCGTATACAACGCCAATGGCACGCCATACAGCGAAAACACGGTGAAGAATCGCATCAACCAGATGGTGAAGTCCGATGACTCATCCTTGCGATGGGATGCCGAATCGAAGCGATTCACCTAG